The region CCAATTTGTCTTTATTTTATTATTGGTATATATATTGATAAAGTAAATACATTAATTCTAAATGTATGAACGTAATAAATTTATACGAATTACTGAGTGTTGCACCGACAGCATCTATAAAAGAAATTGAAATAGCCTTTAAAAACGCCTGTAAAAAATATCATCCGGATTTACAAGGCAACAATGATTCCTCGAATAAGCTATTTCAATATATTTTAATAGCAAGAGACATCTTATTAAACCCGAATGAGAAAAGAGTGTATGATGAAAAACTATTTGGAAGTCCAAAACGTGATTTCAGTTTTGAAAA is a window of Candidatus Vicinibacter affinis DNA encoding:
- a CDS encoding J domain-containing protein, yielding MNLYELLSVAPTASIKEIEIAFKNACKKYHPDLQGNNDSSNKLFQYILIARDILLNPNEKRVYDEKLFGSPKRDFSFEKTPQLNNNSENKEGVILFIGLLAGLLIGNELGASKKSVHKKPVRKRVGI